Below is a genomic region from Desulfobacter sp..
TCCGCCCGTTTGAAAAGTCCTGCCAGGGTCGTGGATGATTTTCGATTCAGGATTGAAGAAAAAGAGGCCAGTCTTCATTTAGCAATGAAGATGAGGCTCAGCTGGGACCGGGAACGGCTGTTCTGGCTGCGGCGCACCCTTGACAATACCCTGCCCCTGCCCAGAATTCATGAACAGGCCGTTTATGTTCGAGGGCTGGCAGCTGCTCTGGATCAGGCCATGGCCAAACAGACCCAAGGACTCAGAGCAAGGGTGCGCGAACTTGCCGCCGCCCTTGAATCTTTAAATCCCAAATCGGTTCTGGACCGGGGATACAGTATTGCAAGGCAGGTGGCCACAGGCCGTGTGATTGTGGATGCCAAAACCGTTGCCCGGGATGACCGGGTTGAAATTATTCTATCAAAAGGACGCCTGGTGACCCGGGTGGAATAAGATATGGCTAAAAAAAATTTTGAAACAGCACTCAGGCAATTGGAAGAGATTGTCCGTGAAATGGAATCCGGAGATCTTTCCCTTGAGCAGGCCGTTAAAAAATACGAAACCGGCATTGCCCATACAAAGTTCTGTCTTGATCTTCTGGACAAGACAGAACAGAAGATCACCCAGCTGACCCTGGACAATGACGGTAAGATTGAAGAATCTGCCTTTGAAAAAGATTTAGGCTGATATGAGTGAATTTAACCTGGCAGCCTATTTAACTGAAAATCGGGGGGTGGTGGAATCTGCCCTTGCCCGGATTTTAGGAGAACTGGATCCAAGCCTTGAACTGGTCCGGGCCATGTCCCATTCCCTCATGGCCGGGGGCAAGCGTATCAGACCCATCCTGGCTTTGGCAGCCGCACGGGCCTGCGGGAAAGACCCTTTGATCGCCCTGCCCGCCTGCTGCGCCATTGAAATGATTCATACCTATTCTCTGATCCATGATGATTTGCCGGCAATGGATGATGACGATCTTCGCCGGGGCATTGCCACCTGTCACAAAGAATTTGGCGAGGCCACAGCCATTCTGGCCGGTGACGGGCTTTTAACCCATGCTTTTTGCATTCTGGCCCGGCCGGATTCTTATTTTGATTGTTTTCCCGAGATGTCCACCCGGCTGGCCCTTGTGGCAAAAATAGCAAATGCTGCCGGTGTCAATGGAATGGTGGAAGGCCAGATGCTGGATATGCAGGCCGAATCAATGGATAAAAATGAGATGACCTGCGAACAAAGGCTTGGGCTCTTAAAAAAAATACACAGGCATAAGACAGGTGAAATGATTCAGGTCAGTGTTGAAGCCGGCGGCATTTCTGCCGGTGCTGACAATGAAACCCTTTCGGCATTAACAGCCTATTCAGGATTTTTAGGCTTAGCCTTTCAGGTGATGGACGATATTTTAAATGTGGAGGGGGATCCTGATGTCATGGGAAAGGCTGTTGGATCTGACCTGATTCATGATAAGATGACATTTCCCTCTATTATCGGCCTTGAAGGCTCTAAAACCTATGCCAGAGAACTTGTGGACAATGCCCTTGGCGCCATAGACGGTGGGCCTGCCCAAACCCTGTTTAATGGAAATACAGATGCCCTCAAGGCCATTGCCCGATATATTATTAACCGAGATCGATAAGGCCATGATTTTTTGCCTATCAACAACCAAAAAGGTAAGACCATATTGAGTTTTCTTGATCAGATTCATTCACCAGATGATTTAAAGCAACTATCCAGAAAAGAGCTAGGATTTTTGGCCCAGGAGATCCGGCACAGGATGATTGAGGTGGTCTCCAAAAACGGAGGACATCTTGCCTCAAGCCTTGGGGCGGTTGAACTGACCCTGGCCATACACTATGTATTTGATATCCCCAAAGATACCCTGGTCTGGGATGTGGGCCATCAGTCCTACGCACACAAACTGCTGACCGGGCGGAATCCGGATTTTGATTCTTTAAGGCAGTATAAAGGGCTTTCAGGATTTACCAAAATCAAAGAAAGTCCCTATGACGGATTTACCGTCGGCCATTCTTCCACATCCATTTCTGCGGGGCTTGGGATCTGTTATTCCAAATATTTGAACCAGGATCCTTCGGATGTGATTTCCGTGATCGGAGACGGATCCTTGACTGCAGGCCTTGCCTATGAAGGACTGAATCAGGCAGGAGACCTCAAGCGAAAACTCATTGTTATTTTAAATGATAATGATATGTCCATTTCCGCCAATGTGGGTGCCCTGTCCTCTTATCTGTCCCGGACCCTGTCCAATAAATTCCTTCAGAACAAGAAAAACCAGTTTGGCAACTTTTTAAAATCCTTGCCCAAAATCGGGGATGACATGTACGAGATAGCCAAACGGTGGGAGGATTCATTTAAAACCTTTGTAACACCGGGCATGCTGTTTGAGGCCTTTAACTTTGATTATTTCGGACCCATAAACGGACATAATCTCGATCATCTCATCGATATTATGACCAATATTAAAAATCCGGATTCCCCGGTGCTTCTCCATGTGACCACGGTCAAGGGCAAGGGGTATGAACCTGCTGAGAAAAATCCGGTGTATTTCCACGGGGTGGGGTCCTTTGCCGTGGACACGGGAAAGAGCAATTCCACAGCCTCCAAGGTGCCCTCTTACACCTCGGTCTTTGGCAAGCACATGGTCCGGTTTGCAAAAGAAGATGAAAAAATTGTGGCCGTGACCGCTGCCATGCCCGAGGGAACCGGGCTGACCCGGTTTTCTGAAGAATTTCCCGAACGGTTTTTTGATGTGGGCATTGCAGAACAGCATGCCGTTACATTTTCAGCAGGCCTGGCCTCAAAAGGCGCACATCCGGTGGTGGCCATTTACTCCACCTTTTTACAGCGCGCCTATGACCAGATTCTCCATGATGTCTGCATTGATAGCCATCCTGTGGTCTTTGCGTTGGACCGCGGCGGTATCGTGGGAGAAGACGGACCCACCCATAACGGGCTTTTTGACTATGCCTATCTGCGGTCCATGCCCAATATGACGGTGATGGCCCCCATGAATGAAAATGAGCTGGCAAGGATGCTTAAAACAGCCCTTGTCCACAACGGTCCCATTGCACTTCGGTATCCAAGGGGCAAAGGAGAGGGATTGGATATTGATCCCAATCCCCGGGTGATTGAGGTGGGAAAGGCAACGGTTTTGACAAGGGGGCCTGATCTTTTGATTCTGGCTGCGGGACAGCCGGCCAACGCCGCCCTTGAGGCGGCAAAGATACTGGCCCAAAAAGGGGTTGAGGCCACCGTGGTCAATGCCCGATTTGTCAAACCCCTGGATTCAGCCTTGTTCACAGAACAGGCTGATCAGATTAAAAAGGTGATCACCGTGGAAGAGCATGTGCTGGCCGGCGGTTTTGGTTCGGCTGTTTTAGAATTGTTTGCTGACGCGGGTTTGATAAATATCCGGGTAAAGAGGATCGGTATTAAAGATACCTTTGTTGAACATGGCCCCCAAAAACAGCTTCGAAAAGACCATGGAATTGATGTTGAATCCATTGTCAACGCCGGGCTTAAATTAAATGACAGAGAATAACCCCAAACAAAACCGCCTGGCAAAATCTTGCCTGGCAAAAAACCGCCTGGATATTATTCTGGTGAAAAAGGGGCTGATAAGGTCCAGACAAAGGGCCAAGGC
It encodes:
- the xseB gene encoding exodeoxyribonuclease VII small subunit; the protein is MAKKNFETALRQLEEIVREMESGDLSLEQAVKKYETGIAHTKFCLDLLDKTEQKITQLTLDNDGKIEESAFEKDLG
- a CDS encoding polyprenyl synthetase family protein; the protein is MSEFNLAAYLTENRGVVESALARILGELDPSLELVRAMSHSLMAGGKRIRPILALAAARACGKDPLIALPACCAIEMIHTYSLIHDDLPAMDDDDLRRGIATCHKEFGEATAILAGDGLLTHAFCILARPDSYFDCFPEMSTRLALVAKIANAAGVNGMVEGQMLDMQAESMDKNEMTCEQRLGLLKKIHRHKTGEMIQVSVEAGGISAGADNETLSALTAYSGFLGLAFQVMDDILNVEGDPDVMGKAVGSDLIHDKMTFPSIIGLEGSKTYARELVDNALGAIDGGPAQTLFNGNTDALKAIARYIINRDR
- a CDS encoding 1-deoxy-D-xylulose-5-phosphate synthase, whose product is MSFLDQIHSPDDLKQLSRKELGFLAQEIRHRMIEVVSKNGGHLASSLGAVELTLAIHYVFDIPKDTLVWDVGHQSYAHKLLTGRNPDFDSLRQYKGLSGFTKIKESPYDGFTVGHSSTSISAGLGICYSKYLNQDPSDVISVIGDGSLTAGLAYEGLNQAGDLKRKLIVILNDNDMSISANVGALSSYLSRTLSNKFLQNKKNQFGNFLKSLPKIGDDMYEIAKRWEDSFKTFVTPGMLFEAFNFDYFGPINGHNLDHLIDIMTNIKNPDSPVLLHVTTVKGKGYEPAEKNPVYFHGVGSFAVDTGKSNSTASKVPSYTSVFGKHMVRFAKEDEKIVAVTAAMPEGTGLTRFSEEFPERFFDVGIAEQHAVTFSAGLASKGAHPVVAIYSTFLQRAYDQILHDVCIDSHPVVFALDRGGIVGEDGPTHNGLFDYAYLRSMPNMTVMAPMNENELARMLKTALVHNGPIALRYPRGKGEGLDIDPNPRVIEVGKATVLTRGPDLLILAAGQPANAALEAAKILAQKGVEATVVNARFVKPLDSALFTEQADQIKKVITVEEHVLAGGFGSAVLELFADAGLINIRVKRIGIKDTFVEHGPQKQLRKDHGIDVESIVNAGLKLNDRE